One window of the Dreissena polymorpha isolate Duluth1 chromosome 5, UMN_Dpol_1.0, whole genome shotgun sequence genome contains the following:
- the LOC127831060 gene encoding L-rhamnose-binding lectin CSL1-like: MCCRRDRLAVWPSAVSLVLAFLCVGAVFDEKRMDVFFVHQNNFTLPPTFELQTVRSRLECVARCRKNSTCSLALHGDLSLPQRMCLHLQSVLTLNVGTIPMQSYTVMSDVDVMCAQSFQEIGSCPSGSPLLTVFNDRKLQCAWRCQNNADCLSFRIVNGACHLLSDLSITSNDVLNVHEKCYAKTDIFVCEGKMVTLTCSGAKKVQIGWAMYGEDQGARHCSKTNTKTVRCHAENAMETVQNLCENRSSCELKASNAVFGDPCKGVYKYLHVKYTCL; the protein is encoded by the exons ATGTGTTGCCGACGGGATCGGTTGGCAGTGTGGCCGTCGGCAGTAAGTCTGGTGCTGGCGTTCCTTTGTGTAGGCGCCGTATTCGACGAGAAGCGGATGGATGTGTTTTTCGTTCACCAAAACAACTTCACGCTCCCACCTACGTTTGAACTCCAAACAGTCAG GAGCAGACTTGAATGCGTTGCGAGATGCCGCAAAAATTCCACGTGTTCATTAGCGCTCCACGGCGACCTTTCCTTGCCACAAAGGATGTGTCTGCATCTTCAGAGCGTGCTGACCTTGAATGTTGGAACTATCCCTATGCAATCGTACACAGTGATGTCAGATGT GGACGTAATGTGTGCTCAGTCCTTCCAAGAGATCGGCTCCTGCCCGAGTGGTTCCCCTCTCCTTACAGTGTTTAATGACCGGAAGTTGCAATGCGCATGGCGCTGCCAAAATAATGCTGACTGTCTCTCGTTCAGAATTGTTAATGGGGCTTGTCACCTATTGAGTGACCTCTCCATTACATCAAATGACGTTCTAAACGTGCATGAAAAATGCTATGCAAAAACAG ATATTTTCGTGTGCGAAGGAAAAATGGTCACCTTAACTTGCTCTGGCGCAAAGAAAGTTCAGATTGGCTGGGCCATGTACGGCGAGGATCAAGGTGCACGGCATTGCTCGAAAACAAACACCAAGACAGTGAGGTGTCACGCAGAAAATGCCATGGAGACCGTGCAAAACTTGTGTGAGAACAGGTCTTCGTGCGAATTAAAAGCCAGTAACGCGGTCTTTGGAGACCCTTGTAAAGGAGTTTATAAATACCTGCATGTGAAGTACACGTGTTTATGA